The DNA region AAATCAGGAGCTAACAGTCCAGTTGTAAATGCTTCACCTTCTGGCTCTGCTGATAAGCCTCCCCTGCCTCGGAGACCATCATTCATAAGCTCAGTATCCAAAAAACTTGGACGGCTCTCTCCATTCCCTCGTGCTGATGGTGTTTCACCTTTTGCCAAAGGTCGCACAAAGCCAAATAAGGATCGACGCCACTCCATTTCTTGAGGCTTGATTGAAAGTACAGGCTACTCTTTCCTAGTTTTTGCTCCATCTGTGTGAGCCCCATGTAGATTATATTATCATGATCATTCAGTAAGAACAATATTGTAAAGGgttgtgaaaaataaaatatgattcTTGGGTTGGTTTGCAGTCTGGTTGTTGATTGGTAAAATCGACGCTGTGATAATGAAGGAATGTTAAACTAAATAGAAGAATCACAGTTATTCCTATCAGTTGTAATACACCAGCAGCATTCTCTTTCCTTGAAACTAATGAAAGCATATAATGAGCAAAACAATGAAAAAATTGCTGAAAAAATTATTACTAATACACCAGCAGCATTTTCTATTTTTCGTTTTTGGTAGAAGgggattttcatttttattctaTCTCTCATTAGTGTCATGGCAAGTTGctgaaaaatttatttaaagttGCAAATGCAATCAAAATGCCATATAAAATTCATTATATATTATTTGATCTAGGAATAATGGTGCGAATATGACACAGATCACATTGTAAATCATGAAAAACAGGTGGGTCAAACTGCTTCCCACACTGACAATTTGTCTTCCTAAAGATAGATGGACCATAAAATCACTGGAAGACTTCAGAATCTGATAACAGAAGTTAGTGGGGTCTATGTATAAATTATTACGTCCTTTAGAAAGCTTTAGGGAAGGTAATAATAGTTCAAGTGACAGCCTTGCAGTGTCGGTGTTGATGTCCAAATCCTAATAATCATCAATTAAAATTGTCAAATGTTCTAAAGGCATTGAATACAATAGGTTCTTCTGCATATATTGGGACAGACATTACCTGAATGAGACTTGTTACAATATGTTTTTATGTATTTGGAAGAGAATCTGATGTCCATTTTAGAATGGACAGAAAAAAGATCTCCAACATTCTTTTAATTGGCTCGTtggttcatggatgatgggtggAAAATAGATTTAGATTGAGGAGAAAATAAATCATGCTTACCCACCTAATGTGTTCAGATAAGCAACAACGACTTTATCATGTCTTCTATTTGGAATGACCTCTTGGCCCTCAACTACAGCTGAAGTTAATTTTCACCCATCTGGATATGAAATCCATACATTTGGAGTGTAAGGGTTGAAAATTcctttaacttttttttcttcacattACAGATAGAAGGAGAGCCTCAGCACAAAGGTAATGTTGTTGCCATGTGACTTTGCGTCACATGTTCGAGCAATGGAATCAACCTCATGCATAAATGCTAGGCAAGACTGTCTACATTAGATTCACAAAGTAGGTTCGGCCCCTCCATGGACATCTAGCATAGGTGGGGCTGTATACCAGGTTTGCCCTTATATTACAATGACAAACATGCATCCTCGGTCACTAGGCAGTTGTCTACTTGAAAACATGACCTAGACCAACTAAATCATCCTAGCTGTTCAAATGCTTTAGAGAGATTCACCGTGGCCTGTGAGAAATGCCTCCCTGTCTGTTAGAAGTAAGGACAGAAGAATTTGGTCATATAATGAAAAAATTTACTATCCAAAGTTGCTTTCTTGAAAGGCTGAATTTAAATATTATGATGTAATACCCTCACATGTGATTTTGGAAAACAATTAACCTATACAAGACATCATTGAACCCTCACCCTCATTCAATAACTAATAAAATTCCATACAAACACCACTCTCAAAGTATTAAACAGTAAATATATATCACATTGACCTTCTCAATACTTGAAAAAGCCAAGGTGGCTGTTTAGATTGTTCTTCAATGTCATAGCTGTTCCCGGAGGTTGAATGTGGCACCTGGTAAAGCCCTATCATCCCTTCACATAATTCTCCTCTAGTTGCATGGTTGGTATGATGGGTCCTGCATCTTGTCTTGTTTATAAGGCTGGATCCAGAAGAAGAACACCAGCTGTGTCCTGAATCTGAATTCAGTTGTGTTTCAACTTTCTTGCAATTATAACTTGAAGGGCCCAGTGTCAGCTCAATTTCAGTCTCAGTTATAATCTCCAAAACACCATCGCTTTCTGATTCTGAAATGTCCTCCATAGCAGGCTTCATTTTATTATTTCTCTCTGCACCTTCATGATGACCATTTTGAGTTAAACTTATCAAATTCTTGATGTTCCATCCTTGGATTACTTCAATACCTTTGCTGGCTTCCATATTTTTCATCAATATCTTTTGAATCCGATACAAACAGTGAAGTTCGTGTACCTGTAACAACATTCTCAGGCTCTTTAGACACAGATTGAGAACAAATATCCCAATGGATCAAAAAGTGAAATAGTACCTGCTCTTTGAAAGTTTCTTCATGCTTTAGCATGGCCATCCTCATGTATTCTTTGTGGCAATGCCTAACAGGCTTCTCCATGGAGATCAGTTCAGCTTCTATAAAGAAGTTAACTCCTTTTGTTCAAACTTTGTGTTCAGACATGCATTTTTATGGTATCACTCCACCTTCATATCAATTTGTTAAGCTGAAATGAGGAATAATGCTAATGTGAAATAACAAAATGATGCCATCTCCTTCCTTTTAGCTTAATAACAAATTAACTAGATATAGCTTTTGTGAATGGATAAGTACTTTTGGGAGCATTAAAAACAATAAGAAAAAACTTCTTCTATTCAAAAATCAAACTCCTCCAAATCTTAAGGAAAGAAGATTATAGTTGAATGTTCATCTACTCTTTATAGTTAATTGGCCATGTGTGTGCTAAGTTGATGTGTTTATGCTCATGATACATTGTATAAATCAACTTATATATAGTTAAGGTTGTTAATAGCATTAAATTTGTTCTCAATTTATATAAACTTTTTAAATTTACCCATCACTAGCTATAATATTCAGTAACAAACTCCGCTGAAAGAATTAGTCACACCATGATGTGAATGTTTCCGACTTAAATAATATTGCGTATGTGGAGAATACTTCTaagggaataaaaaaaaaaggcttaattccagtttgggcccctgatgtttcacaaatgtgcggtctacaccccctgtgtttaaaacgtgcgATCAAGGTCCCTCATCTATCTAAAACGTGATAATGATACCCTTCTGTTAACTTCCGCTAGGTTTCGTCAGTTGACCAAACGAAAATGCtgacgtgtcacttatttaattcatcAAAAATAAGCTACTAattagtgacggaaataatccgtcacaaaaccctTCAGCCAACACACTCTCTCACCCGTTCACTCACATCTCTCCCTCTCACTCTCGTGTTTTTCTCCTCTCCCTcacaacatcatcttcttcatttttctttaccCTTTCCCCTGCAACCCAACACACCATGGCAGCACCCTTCTCCTCTATTCATCACCCTTATCATACTACTTCTCCTTCCTTCCTTGGCTGAACCACCACCTCCACGCACGCAACAACCACAGTTGGCCACAACCATGAAGCTTTGCCCCCTGCAAATGGTCCAACGACCACCACCGGAGTCGCGACCACCACCTTTCAATCGTGTGCTCCTCCCCCTGTCCCAGCGAACACCGGCGCTCCAACACCACCTCCCGATTCAAAGAAAATCGACACAAAACAGAGGAGATGAAACCCTAGCCGCCGCCACCTTCTCGTCCCGATTCCGGCGCCGTTCGACCTCCAATGGCAAAATCAACACCACGATTTGACTACCCCCTTGAAGCCAGCTTCAAAACCCCTTAACCAATTTGATGATCGGTCGCCGTCACTCCGGCGACCGCCGCCGGCGCCGCCACCGGCGAGCATTGTTCGCAGTCACACGATCGCTGTGGTTACACCGTAATAACGTCATCTTTAAGAATGGCCACATGGAACCAGAGAAATTTTTGGAACTTTCCCAATTAAGGGCATGGAACTGGTTGCAGGTAAGaaataaaaccttcaaattCTCTACTAATGATTGGATTACTAATCCACGTATCTGCCTGGAATGCTTGTAATGGCTATTGTGGCTAGctgtatttttgttttatgttgGTGCTTGTAATTGAGTGGAGGCGTGGGATTATGTTTTTGAGGGAGTTTGCGTTTTGggtgatttcttgcttgatctgATTCTGTTCTCAAGGGGTGATGGAGTGGATGACAGATTCTGGTTTTTGTTCCCTGATGCAGAGAAGTTGTGTAGTTTTTTCCCTGTCTCCTCTGTTTGTATTTCCCTGTACTATCttgctttcttttttcttaGTTTGTATTGATTTTGGAATATTTTGGTTTAGTTTAGTAATCTGAGTTTTCTATTTGATGGAAACATGTTGATTACTGATTCATCTGACTTTGCATTGCTTTATACTGATTTGTTGTGCATATAGttcttttgcaatgaaattCCTCTGTTGAATTTTAGGAAGAAAGAGCACGATTTGAAGGGATAGGGTTTGTTGAGAGAGTGTGTTGGCTGAAGagttttgtgacggattatttccgtcaccaattagtagcctatattttattaattaaataagtgacacgtcaGCAGTTCCGTTTGATCAACTGACGGAACCTAGCGGAAGTTAACAGAAGGGCATCGTTATCACGTTTTAGATAGATGAGGGACCTTGACTGCacgttttaaacacagggggtgtagatcgcacatttgtgaaacatcaggggcccaaactggaattaagcaaaaaaaaacatagtaaCAAACAACTAGCTATACAATGGTTTAACTAGACCAGCCCATATACTTTTGCTGATCCAAACCCATAAAATTGCATTTTTCAGTCAAAATCCTTTCCACCCACTTTTCTCCCTCCAAATTCCCTAGAAACAAACAAAGCATCAGTGATACAAGGGAGGAACCTGACTCTACCAGCTTAGCTCctcttcaattatctgaagaAATCATTGTCGCTTGACAGTGATGTCGGAGAAATTCTCACCGGCGCGTCGAATCGGAGACCTCAACGATTTCATTGCACCGTCACAGGCATGCATAGTCTCCCTCAAGGAATCGAAAAAGCCTGATAGAGGCGAGGTTTGCATTTCCCTTAATCTAACCATcacactcttttctttttcattctcTCTCACCTTTTTCTCTTATTTGGAAACTGAGCAAAGAAAAATTTGTATGTTAGTTTGGTTGTTTAACTGAATCATTTGCAGGTGTCAAGTGCCAACAAACAAGTGAAGTCAGAACCTGTTAAAATTTCACTCAAGGACTGTTTGGCATGCAGGTTACTCTTTTATacctccttatatttttggcttTATTGCTGTAGTTTTGGGGGTGTTTAATGCAGAAGGAAATTTGTAATTCAATTCAATGGGTGTATTTCTTGAACTTCTTATATTGTTAAGAGTTTTGACATCTGTTTTTATAaactatttaaattaaaatggcCTTTCTCCTAATAAGTGTGCTTAAatgatttaataaaattttgttgTTGATTGTTCTCCATAATGCCATGAAGTGAAAGTTTTATTATATagatttataattataatatatactTGTCTGGTAATGCAGTGGATGTGTCACATCAGCAGAGACTGTTATGCTAGAGAAGCAAAGTTTGGATGAGTTTCTGTCCAATATTAATACAGGAAAAACTGTGATTGTCTCCCTTTCTCCCCAGTCAAGGGCTTCTATTGCAGTTCATTTTGGCATTTCTCCACTTCAGGTGACACTTTGGATGCTTCTTTcactcataattttttttatataagatTCTGATTTGAAATAAAATTTTGGAAAGAAAATTTTGACCTTGTTTTTCCTTCGGTTAAGAGTAACACTTGTGATATTTCAGGCTTTCAAAAAGCTGACAAGATTTTTTAAATCATTGGGAGTGAAGGCAGTTTTTGATACAAGTTGCAGTTGAGACTTGACCCTTGTTGAATCTTGTGTGGAATTTATAACAAGATATAGACAGAGTCAGTTGGCCGATGATGAGAGGAGTCAATCAAGCCTACCTATGATTGCATCGGCATGCCCAAGTATAGAAATTTACATGCAAAATGACTGAGGAAAATCCAAGGTTTAAGAACACAACACAATGTTGTTTATTTAAAATTACATAACATATTAACTTTTCAGCAAATACGTGTCCAGGGTTATAATTGACatgtgtttgaactttgaacttaCGTAGAAGGTCTGAAGAAACATTGAATGGtacaattttttattcttaCTTTCGAAGTAAGAACTATAACTGGAATTTCAAGATGTTTTATTGATCTGTATTTTTCAACATGGCTCCGCGCTTCTGTTGTGACTGCTTCATGCTATATCATTTTAGGGCTAGAAATATAGGCTAGGGGAGCAAAATTACTTTTCAATGTGCTGAATCGGTTTTATGGATGAGTAGAGGAGGAAAAATACTAACCAGTTGGTTATTGACATGAACATCTGGGTGCAGGTTGGATCTGCTATGCAGAAAAGCAACTTGTGTCCTATACGCTTCCTTACATTTCATCAGTGAAGAGTCCCCAGCAAACAATAGGAGCTATCATAAAGCACTATGTGTGCAAAGATATGGGACTGAGGTTGtgttttaattcaaatttaCTTGAGGGGGAAAACACATACATTTACCATGATATTTATTTGCAGTGATATGCTTAGCGAAATGATTGTGTAATTATTTTAACAGGCCTGAAGAAGTTTACCATGTGACCGTGATGCCTTGTTATGATAAAAAGCTTGAGGCTGCTAGGGAAGATTTTGTTTTCCAATTGGAGTCCCATGTTGAAGCGcatgaaggtgaagttaatatGATTTCAGAGGTAGATTTGGTATTGACAACTGGAGAAATTTTGGAATTGATTCAGGTTAAAAGTTTTCTTGCATTCCCTAATATTTTGTGGATCTGCTCACTTTTTATGCATATGTTAATACATATTTGGGTTCATTCTTACAGTCAAAAGAAGTTGATTTTAAAAGCTTAGAGGAGCCTCCTCTGGATAAATTGTAAGAAACTAACAACTGCTCCCATCGTTTAATTTAATGTGTTTGTCAAACAATGGTGTTCAGATACAATGTGATGCTTGCaggataataaatattaatgaaGAAGGACACCTCTATGGGGTCCCTGGAAGCTCTGGAGGTTATGCAGAAGCAATTTTCCGATACGCTGCTAAAGCACTTTTTGGAAGACAGATTGATGGGCCTTTGAACTTCAGAGGACCATTAGAAATTCAGATTTTCAGGAAGTTACTATGGAGGCAAGTTCTTGTGAACTTTCGAACCAGGGACGTGATAGAAAATTACCAAGTGCATACCACCGCATCGCAATGTGTTATCTGTTATGTGCTACACCcgataatatttatttaatttcttaccGGGGCTAAAAGGAAAATATACATATTTTtaggatgaaaataaaaaatatgggGGGTGCGGCGGCACCGGTGAGCCTCCCCGGTGCCTCCGCCCCTGGGTATCTAGAGATTTTATCCTACATTAGATTATATCCTATTCTAGCTAAGGGTAGGATATCTTATTATAGTTAAGAATAAGATATGTTATAGAGTATTTTACTCTATTGTGTCTATAATTAAACAATTGAACTTATCCATGATGATGATAAAATGTCAaaaaatgatatattattaGACAAATATTTAGCATGTTTCCTTTGAAGAATATTTGAATTGTATTATATTCAAATGGTCTATCATTTGACTTATCCATGATGATGATAGGATGTTATGATGTAGTTTGATTCATATAGCTGATCTCACCTGGTGTGGAAAGGCTTTGATTGTTATTGTCCTTATTGTAGAGAGTATTTGAATCCTAGTTCGGGAGTACCCTACCCAAAAGAGTATCATCTTGTTTACAGTTCTATATCATCTTGTTTAAGCAGGTGGAGGGAAAAATAGTGTTGAAATTTGCTCTCTGTTGTGGTTTCCGGAACTTGCAAAACATTGTATGCAAACTCAAAACTGGGAAATGTGATTATCATTTCCTTGAAATCATGGCATGCCCTTCAGGtactgtgtttttttttccttatctGGGATTTATTTATTTCGTTTTCCTGTGCTttcaatattaatatttttaggaTGCCCAGAAATGTGGCTTGATATTATTCTGATTAAGAATGCTCATTGAAGCAGGTTGCTTAAATGGGGGAGGTCAAATTAAACCAAAGTCGGTGCAATCTCTTAAAGAACTGAGTCAATTATTAGAATCGGTATATGTGCAAAATGTGAGTATTTTCTTAAGTTATGATCTCTTCACAAGTTTGACTTGCATAAGAATGCATTGGTGTTTGTGTTTGTCTGTTAAGGGGAACATTGTAAGTTTAAACATCACTTGCTCTTGTAGGAAGTATGTATAATAGCTCTGCCACAGTTTTTTTCCTATTCCTCTGTACTTCATGTGATCAAAGTCACGGGTTCAAGTCCTAGAAACAGTCTCTTGTATAAAAACCAAGGTAAGGCTTTGTACAATAGACCATGTGGTCGGACCCTTCTTTGGAACTTGTGCATAGCGGAAGCTTTAATGCACCGGACTTCcctttttcatttcttattccAGAACAAACTTTTGGATATTGAAAACTTTCCCCCCCTGATTATCTGTGAAAGTAACTAATTAGTTCTTTCTTCAAAGTGGTTTATTTGTAAAAATTTATGGAGTTATTATGCTTTTTCTCTTCAGTGGTTCAGAATTTCAAACAGGGAATAATTCTGTTAATTTCTATATAATGCTAGGTTTGGGTAGCACTACCATTCGATAATCCTATTATTAAAGGCTTATATGACAAGTGGCTTGATCAGCCTGGTTCTGAGAAAGCTAGGAGATACATGCACACACAATATCATCCTGTGGAGAAAAGCATTACTTCGCAGTTGCTCAATTGGTGAGGTGTTGAAAAACTGAACTTTTCATGTTTCTTCTCAAGGTAAGTTTATCTGTTTATAGTATTAGGCAGAAATGTACTTTCATGCCTATGCTCTAACTCTTTGGGGATATGTTGGCATATTTAAGTCTTCCAATTTTGGTAgtctattatttttcttttccttttaatGTATATAGACCCACGCCCTTTTAAATAGGAGAAAGAATCACAAGAATTTGTAATTGACCATCTGGACCTAGCTTAGTTGTTCCTGCGGGATTTTAGGATATAGAATCTCAATATAAGATTCCCTTACTAAACATGTCATTATAATGATGATTAGGTGAGAGTATGAGAGTGACAGTGCTGGTTGTTGGAGCACAAATTGTATGCTTTATATTTATCAACTCCTAAGTTCGATTGAAGCAGGGAATTTTGTACATTCCAACTACTGCTCCAAAATTTTCATCCATATCCAACTCCTCTGGTTTCTTTCCTTCTGGGCGTTCCCAGTAACCCAGTTGAAGTGGTAGAGTAATTTGGCGAGCAAACTCCACATTGGCTAAACCAAATGAAATGCCTGTACAGATTCTCCTTCCTGTCCCAAAAGAGATGTATTCAGAGTTTGTCCCTTCGAAATCAATAGAAGCACCATGGAACGTTTATGTTTGAAAGTTGCCTCCATCACACCGGTGCTCCAGATGTCAAGCTTCTTATTTATGTTCTCCAATTTGGTCTTCAACCCAATGATGAGAGGTAGAGGTTTCAAAGAAGGAATCAAATCTGCACGATCAAAGCCACCCGCCGATTCTGTTGCTTCATTTACAATCAACATAAATTCCTCATGATGTTCAGATATGTTACCAAATGCTGTTGTAGAAACGAAGGTGCTCATGAAAGAGTCAATCCTGCTAGTGAGATTCAGAGGACTGAATTGCTTCCATGAGTTTAGTTACCTCATCTTCTCTAACATGGGAGAAAGACTTAACCTTCTTCACACTAAGAAGCTCCAATGTACATATTTTCCTCATTTGTCTCTAGTAATCTCATCAGCAAAGGCGATGTCTTCTAATCCCTAGGCCAAAATATCAGAAGCAAGAAAGTGTGGCCTCTGCAAAAGCAAGGTCATATGTTTTCAATATTTCCTTGACCATGATAGGGGATGATACAACCACTACAGAGATCTTACCTAGTTGTAGGTGCATCAAGGGTCCATATCTTTGGTTTTGCTCCCTGAGAGCGTGGTGAGGATTTGAGCTTGCTGCTGCTAGTTGATGTAGGTTCCCAATGAGAGGCATTTTCCATAGCCCTAGTGAAGTTTATACTCTTGTCTCTTTGGCTGCTTGTTCTTTACATGCCAAAGTAATAATGGTGAAGGAAGAAGATTGAAGTTCCATGGCATGAGCCATGAAGGTATCCTCTCCTTTGTGAAAGTCTATTTTCCATAACTTAGATAAGCTTAATTATGAGGTCACGCCATGAAGTATTATTGTAGTTAAAGTATAGGCTTAATTAAGTTTCTAGTCCCTGTAATGTgccttttttcttaatttggtCCTTCTAATTCTTTT from Lotus japonicus ecotype B-129 chromosome 2, LjGifu_v1.2 includes:
- the LOC130740900 gene encoding uncharacterized protein LOC130740900 is translated as MEKPVRHCHKEYMRMAMLKHEETFKEQVHELHCLYRIQKILMKNMEASKGIEVIQGWNIKNLISLTQNGHHEGAERNNKMKPAMEDISESESDGVLEIITETEIELTLGPSSYNCKKVETQLNSDSGHSWCSSSGSSLINKTRCRTHHTNHATRGELCEGMIGLYQVPHSTSGNSYDIEEQSKQPPWLFQVLRRSM